The Juglans microcarpa x Juglans regia isolate MS1-56 chromosome 8S, Jm3101_v1.0, whole genome shotgun sequence genome has a window encoding:
- the LOC121244320 gene encoding uncharacterized protein LOC121244320 isoform X3, which translates to MEIVTGDRYLEKLVEFVDEQAGPLLDGAMVLKLNPAGLHYAQSRLEALNELESLLAGAPIDYLRAYVSDLGDHRALEQLRRILRLIPSLKVVSALTPPSRDPTPLSLRPFGRLRVLELRGCDLSTSAARGLLELRHTLEKIICHNSTDALRHVFASRIAEIKGSPQWNRLSFVSCACNGLILMDESLQLLPAVETLDLSRNKFAKVDNLCKCAKLKHLDLGFNHLRSITYFNELGKLPMVLCIELYSVSCRIVKLVLRNNALATLHGIENLKSLEGLDVSYNLISNFSELEFLGCLPSLRSLWLEGNPLCCARWYRAQVFSFFNHLDKLKLDDKHISTREFWKRQIIIASRQKRPATFGFYSPAKDEAREDGSIYRRRRKASRLASIEKEEENTYICSDQESVSCDVDIQSREEAVMSDAEAEIVDLMNRVELMKKERSVLWLRELRVWMDHASENFVERSKSYGATLHNEKENYMKGKPSKWYLGDSSRYVSDSVQASGDDSSTNVLESDNSFADMSTGLPANPYFSQVSFLGNGSRFSLAGMGRIDLKEEHPKSYSHDGITTISLQAKSSHPDIFAVQGVHGVFENVIMSPLPATDDMLVSHSPSPFPSSPPHYQEDILHRRHNLVEETLQLSAESYSPASSDSNTSCSDDDFCESIVAVDKSLNEAYARSAEGHSFSFDVEEDFDHLSHEIPHVRENGTSCSFVDQTSSMHKFSNSERFLESHCNDFPTADTLDDQVSCYVNQEADYFEKRKSQRKLKKKVIPLLGENNVVGGTELSFKSDGNLDICGVHGAAIENEQGKQISYTSEFQEVIHMEEKWKKAIVAPPIDDSYKFPGSWCSSSWSADFIENFFNTNIAESSIRETCRQYLCCDCVLEPESKYGERCREVILVMSSENKLYILLIGISGDGSGAILSLVGCHKMEDIREVSVGVGLQVVSLEQVQVELFEKQIYGGSKVNIFQYSMVLFRRTANEEDKWLSRSLFVIGRHLLVCVEDLVHFSSLSMDSSLPPYFSLDSCCSIVDLSEMVIEARESRCVTLALKCTASEFYPSAKANTEGASINDEKKASGCVTWKIRWFSEESLFNFVALVKAIHVGTSMSPLLLRCKW; encoded by the exons ATGGAGATTGTGACCGGGGATAGGTACCTGGAGAAGCTGGTGGAATTCGTCGACGAGCAGGCTGGTCCGCTGCTCGACGGTGCCATGGTTCTGAAGCTCAACCCGGCGGGCTTGCACTACGCACAGTCGCGCCTGGAGGCGCTGAACGAGCTCGAGAGCCTACTGGCTGGTGCGCCCATCGACTACCTCCGCGCCTACGTGTCGGACCTCGGAGACCACCGCGCGCTCGAGCAGCTCCGCCGGATTCTCCGCCTGATTCCTTCGCTCAAGGTCGTCTCGGCGCTTACGCCGCCTTCTCGGGATCCCACACCGCTCTCTTTGCGTCCGTTCGGGAGGCTGAGGGTTCTGGAGCTTAGGGGCTGCGATTTGTCCACCTCCGCTGCCCGAGGGTTGTTGGAGTTGAGGCACACTTTGGAAAAAATCATATGCCACAATTCTACT GATGCTCTACGGCATGTCTTTGCGAGCAGAATTGCCGAGATAAAGGGCTCTCCTCAATGGAACCGGTTGTCCTTTGTTTCATGTGCTTGTAATGGCTTGATTCTCATGGACGAGTCTTTGCAACTTCTTCCTGCTGTTGAAACTCTTGATCTTAGCCGGAACAAGTTTGCAAAAGTGGATAATCTTTGCAAGTGTGCCAAATTGAAGCACCTGGATCTTGGTTTTAATCACCTAAGATCGATTACATACTTCAATGAG cttGGAAAGCTACCGATGGTGCTATGCATTGAGCTTTATAGT GTCTCCTGTCGTATTGTTAAACTTGTTTTGAGGAACAATGCTCTAGCGACATTGCATGGGATTGAGAATCTGAAGTCACTTGAAGGGCTTGATGTTTCCTACAATTTAATTTCCAATTTTTCAGAGTTAGAGTTCCTTGGGTGCCTTCCCTCTCTACGAAGCCTATGGTTGGAAGGAAATCCATTATGTTGTGCCCGATGGTATAGAGCCCAAGTATTCAGCTTTTTCAATCATTTAGATAAA TTGAAGTTAGATGATAAGCACATCAGCACCAGAGAGTTCTGGAAACGTCAAATTATCATTGCCAGCAGGCAGAAGCGACCTGCCACCTTTGGATTTTATTCTCCTGCAAAAGATGAAGCTAGAGAAGATGGGAGTATTTACCGAAGACGG AGAAAGGCATCTCGACTTGCTTCTattgagaaggaagaagagaacACATATATATGTTCTGACCAAGAGTCTGTATCATGTGATGTTGATATTCAGAGCAGAGAAGAGGCTGTCATGTCCGATGCCGAagctgaaattgttgatttaATGAATAGAGTTGAACTCATGAAGAAAGAGCGTTCTGTTCTTTGGTTACGGGAGTTAAGGGTGTGGATGGATCATGCTTCTGAGAATTTTGTGGAAAGATCTAAATCTTATGGGGCAACATTGCATAACGAAAAAGAGAATTATATGAAAGGAAAGCCAAGCAAATGGTATCTGGGTGATAGTTCGAGATATGTTTCTGACTCTGTCCAAGCTTCTGGAGATGATAGTAGTACAAATGTTTTAGAATCTGATAATTCCTTTGCAGATATGTCTACTGGTTTGCCTGCTAACCCATACTTTAGTCAAGTTAGTTTCCTGGGGAATGGTAGTCGGTTTTCTTTGGCTGGAATGGGGAGAATTGATCTGAAAGAGGAGCATCCAAAATCTTATTCACATGACGGGATTACTACTATTTCTCTGCAAGCTAAAAGTTCACACCCTGATATCTTTGCTGTCCAAGGTGTTCATGGGGTGTTTGAAAATGTCATCATGTCACCATTACCAGCCACTGATGATATGTTAGTGTCTCATTCACCCTCTCCTTTCCCTTCATCTCCCCCTCATTATCAAGAGGACATTCTACATCGTCGCCACAACTTAGTCGAAGAAACTTTGCAACTATCTGCAGAGTCTTATTCACCAGCATCATCTGATAGTAATACCAGCTGTAGTGATGATGATTTCTGTGAATCAATAGTCGCTGTTGATAAGTCGCTGAATGAAGCTTATGCTAGAAGTGCTGAAGGccactcattttcttttgatgtCGAGGAGGATTTTGACCACCTAAGTCATGAAATTCCTCATGTAAGAGAAAATGGCACGTCTTGTTCTTTTGTTGACCAGACCTCTagtatgcacaaattttcaaattcagaACGGTTCTTGGAATCACATTGCAATGATTTTCCTACTGCTGATACTCTTGATGATCAAGTTTCTTGTTATGTCAACCAAGAGGCTGATTATTTTGAGAAGAGAAAAAGCCAaaggaaattgaagaaaaaagtaATTCCACTACTAGGGGAGAATAATGTGGTTGGTGGGACAGAATTGTCATTCAAATCAGATGGCAATTTGGATATTTGTGGAGTTCATGGAGCTGCAATCGAAAATGAACAAGGGAAACAAATTTCATATACCAGCGAATTCCAGGAAGTTATTCATATGGAAGAGAAGTGGAAAAAAGCAATTGTAGCCCCACCAATTGATGATTCTTATAAATTTCCAGGGTCTTGGTGCTCATCTTCTTGGAGTGCtgattttattgagaattttttcaATACAAATATTGCAGAATCTAGCATTCGTGAAACTTGTCGACAGTATTTGTGTTGTGATTGTGTACTTGAGCCAGAGTCCAAATATGGAGAAAG ATGCAGAGAAGTGATTCTGGTAATGAGCAGTGAAAACAAGTTGTATATTTTGCTTATTGGTATTTCAGGTGATGGATCAG GAGCTATCTTAAGTTTAGTAGGTTGCCATAAAATGGAAGATATTAGAGAGGTTTCAGTTGGTGTTGGACTTCAGGTTGTGAG TTTGGAGCAGGTCCAGGTTGAATTGTTTGAGAAACAAATATATGGAGGTTCAAAAGTGAACATCTTCCAATACTCTATGGTGCTATTCAGGCGCACCGCCAATGAAG AGGATAAATGGCTTTCAAGATCACTATTTGTGATTGGAAGGCATCTGCTTGTGTGTGTTGAAGACCTTGTGCACTTCAGCTCCCTTTCAATGGATTCATCTTTGCCTCCATATTTCTCACTTGATTCATGTTGCTCCATTGTTGACTTATCTGAGATG GTCATCGAGGCTAGAGAGAGTCGGTGTGTGACCCTAGCTCTTAAATGTACCGCATCAGAGTTCTACCCCTCTGCCAAAGCCAACACGGAGGGTGCATCAATCAATGATGAGAAGAAAGCTTCAGGCTGTGTAACATGGAAGATCAGGTGGTTCTCTGAAGAGAGTCTGTTCAATTTCGTGGCATTGGTAAAGGCAATCCATGTAGGAACATCCATGTCTCCCTTGCTCCTAAGATGTAAATGGTGA
- the LOC121244320 gene encoding uncharacterized protein LOC121244320 isoform X1 produces MEIVTGDRYLEKLVEFVDEQAGPLLDGAMVLKLNPAGLHYAQSRLEALNELESLLAGAPIDYLRAYVSDLGDHRALEQLRRILRLIPSLKVVSALTPPSRDPTPLSLRPFGRLRVLELRGCDLSTSAARGLLELRHTLEKIICHNSTDALRHVFASRIAEIKGSPQWNRLSFVSCACNGLILMDESLQLLPAVETLDLSRNKFAKVDNLCKCAKLKHLDLGFNHLRSITYFNELGKLPMVLCIELYSVSCRIVKLVLRNNALATLHGIENLKSLEGLDVSYNLISNFSELEFLGCLPSLRSLWLEGNPLCCARWYRAQVFSFFNHLDKLKLDDKHISTREFWKRQIIIASRQKRPATFGFYSPAKDEAREDGSIYRRRRKASRLASIEKEEENTYICSDQESVSCDVDIQSREEAVMSDAEAEIVDLMNRVELMKKERSVLWLRELRVWMDHASENFVERSKSYGATLHNEKENYMKGKPSKWYLGDSSRYVSDSVQASGDDSSTNVLESDNSFADMSTGLPANPYFSQVSFLGNGSRFSLAGMGRIDLKEEHPKSYSHDGITTISLQAKSSHPDIFAVQGVHGVFENVIMSPLPATDDMLVSHSPSPFPSSPPHYQEDILHRRHNLVEETLQLSAESYSPASSDSNTSCSDDDFCESIVAVDKSLNEAYARSAEGHSFSFDVEEDFDHLSHEIPHVRENGTSCSFVDQTSSMHKFSNSERFLESHCNDFPTADTLDDQVSCYVNQEADYFEKRKSQRKLKKKVIPLLGENNVVGGTELSFKSDGNLDICGVHGAAIENEQGKQISYTSEFQEVIHMEEKWKKAIVAPPIDDSYKFPGSWCSSSWSADFIENFFNTNIAESSIRETCRQYLCCDCVLEPESKYGERCREVILVMSSENKLYILLIGISGDGSGAILSLVGCHKMEDIREVSVGVGLQVVRLCIDRDSAYLFITRSIEKSRQLFSTLKVFDLHPENDHCSLRSLEQVQVELFEKQIYGGSKVNIFQYSMVLFRRTANEEDKWLSRSLFVIGRHLLVCVEDLVHFSSLSMDSSLPPYFSLDSCCSIVDLSEMVIEARESRCVTLALKCTASEFYPSAKANTEGASINDEKKASGCVTWKIRWFSEESLFNFVALVKAIHVGTSMSPLLLRCKW; encoded by the exons ATGGAGATTGTGACCGGGGATAGGTACCTGGAGAAGCTGGTGGAATTCGTCGACGAGCAGGCTGGTCCGCTGCTCGACGGTGCCATGGTTCTGAAGCTCAACCCGGCGGGCTTGCACTACGCACAGTCGCGCCTGGAGGCGCTGAACGAGCTCGAGAGCCTACTGGCTGGTGCGCCCATCGACTACCTCCGCGCCTACGTGTCGGACCTCGGAGACCACCGCGCGCTCGAGCAGCTCCGCCGGATTCTCCGCCTGATTCCTTCGCTCAAGGTCGTCTCGGCGCTTACGCCGCCTTCTCGGGATCCCACACCGCTCTCTTTGCGTCCGTTCGGGAGGCTGAGGGTTCTGGAGCTTAGGGGCTGCGATTTGTCCACCTCCGCTGCCCGAGGGTTGTTGGAGTTGAGGCACACTTTGGAAAAAATCATATGCCACAATTCTACT GATGCTCTACGGCATGTCTTTGCGAGCAGAATTGCCGAGATAAAGGGCTCTCCTCAATGGAACCGGTTGTCCTTTGTTTCATGTGCTTGTAATGGCTTGATTCTCATGGACGAGTCTTTGCAACTTCTTCCTGCTGTTGAAACTCTTGATCTTAGCCGGAACAAGTTTGCAAAAGTGGATAATCTTTGCAAGTGTGCCAAATTGAAGCACCTGGATCTTGGTTTTAATCACCTAAGATCGATTACATACTTCAATGAG cttGGAAAGCTACCGATGGTGCTATGCATTGAGCTTTATAGT GTCTCCTGTCGTATTGTTAAACTTGTTTTGAGGAACAATGCTCTAGCGACATTGCATGGGATTGAGAATCTGAAGTCACTTGAAGGGCTTGATGTTTCCTACAATTTAATTTCCAATTTTTCAGAGTTAGAGTTCCTTGGGTGCCTTCCCTCTCTACGAAGCCTATGGTTGGAAGGAAATCCATTATGTTGTGCCCGATGGTATAGAGCCCAAGTATTCAGCTTTTTCAATCATTTAGATAAA TTGAAGTTAGATGATAAGCACATCAGCACCAGAGAGTTCTGGAAACGTCAAATTATCATTGCCAGCAGGCAGAAGCGACCTGCCACCTTTGGATTTTATTCTCCTGCAAAAGATGAAGCTAGAGAAGATGGGAGTATTTACCGAAGACGG AGAAAGGCATCTCGACTTGCTTCTattgagaaggaagaagagaacACATATATATGTTCTGACCAAGAGTCTGTATCATGTGATGTTGATATTCAGAGCAGAGAAGAGGCTGTCATGTCCGATGCCGAagctgaaattgttgatttaATGAATAGAGTTGAACTCATGAAGAAAGAGCGTTCTGTTCTTTGGTTACGGGAGTTAAGGGTGTGGATGGATCATGCTTCTGAGAATTTTGTGGAAAGATCTAAATCTTATGGGGCAACATTGCATAACGAAAAAGAGAATTATATGAAAGGAAAGCCAAGCAAATGGTATCTGGGTGATAGTTCGAGATATGTTTCTGACTCTGTCCAAGCTTCTGGAGATGATAGTAGTACAAATGTTTTAGAATCTGATAATTCCTTTGCAGATATGTCTACTGGTTTGCCTGCTAACCCATACTTTAGTCAAGTTAGTTTCCTGGGGAATGGTAGTCGGTTTTCTTTGGCTGGAATGGGGAGAATTGATCTGAAAGAGGAGCATCCAAAATCTTATTCACATGACGGGATTACTACTATTTCTCTGCAAGCTAAAAGTTCACACCCTGATATCTTTGCTGTCCAAGGTGTTCATGGGGTGTTTGAAAATGTCATCATGTCACCATTACCAGCCACTGATGATATGTTAGTGTCTCATTCACCCTCTCCTTTCCCTTCATCTCCCCCTCATTATCAAGAGGACATTCTACATCGTCGCCACAACTTAGTCGAAGAAACTTTGCAACTATCTGCAGAGTCTTATTCACCAGCATCATCTGATAGTAATACCAGCTGTAGTGATGATGATTTCTGTGAATCAATAGTCGCTGTTGATAAGTCGCTGAATGAAGCTTATGCTAGAAGTGCTGAAGGccactcattttcttttgatgtCGAGGAGGATTTTGACCACCTAAGTCATGAAATTCCTCATGTAAGAGAAAATGGCACGTCTTGTTCTTTTGTTGACCAGACCTCTagtatgcacaaattttcaaattcagaACGGTTCTTGGAATCACATTGCAATGATTTTCCTACTGCTGATACTCTTGATGATCAAGTTTCTTGTTATGTCAACCAAGAGGCTGATTATTTTGAGAAGAGAAAAAGCCAaaggaaattgaagaaaaaagtaATTCCACTACTAGGGGAGAATAATGTGGTTGGTGGGACAGAATTGTCATTCAAATCAGATGGCAATTTGGATATTTGTGGAGTTCATGGAGCTGCAATCGAAAATGAACAAGGGAAACAAATTTCATATACCAGCGAATTCCAGGAAGTTATTCATATGGAAGAGAAGTGGAAAAAAGCAATTGTAGCCCCACCAATTGATGATTCTTATAAATTTCCAGGGTCTTGGTGCTCATCTTCTTGGAGTGCtgattttattgagaattttttcaATACAAATATTGCAGAATCTAGCATTCGTGAAACTTGTCGACAGTATTTGTGTTGTGATTGTGTACTTGAGCCAGAGTCCAAATATGGAGAAAG ATGCAGAGAAGTGATTCTGGTAATGAGCAGTGAAAACAAGTTGTATATTTTGCTTATTGGTATTTCAGGTGATGGATCAG GAGCTATCTTAAGTTTAGTAGGTTGCCATAAAATGGAAGATATTAGAGAGGTTTCAGTTGGTGTTGGACTTCAGGTTGTGAG GTTGTGCATTGACAGGGATTCAGCATACCTGTTTATAACTAGAAGCATCGAGAAGTCAAGGCAATTATTTAGTACCTTGAAAGTGTTTGATTTACATCCAGAAAATGATCATTGTTCTTTACGAAG TTTGGAGCAGGTCCAGGTTGAATTGTTTGAGAAACAAATATATGGAGGTTCAAAAGTGAACATCTTCCAATACTCTATGGTGCTATTCAGGCGCACCGCCAATGAAG AGGATAAATGGCTTTCAAGATCACTATTTGTGATTGGAAGGCATCTGCTTGTGTGTGTTGAAGACCTTGTGCACTTCAGCTCCCTTTCAATGGATTCATCTTTGCCTCCATATTTCTCACTTGATTCATGTTGCTCCATTGTTGACTTATCTGAGATG GTCATCGAGGCTAGAGAGAGTCGGTGTGTGACCCTAGCTCTTAAATGTACCGCATCAGAGTTCTACCCCTCTGCCAAAGCCAACACGGAGGGTGCATCAATCAATGATGAGAAGAAAGCTTCAGGCTGTGTAACATGGAAGATCAGGTGGTTCTCTGAAGAGAGTCTGTTCAATTTCGTGGCATTGGTAAAGGCAATCCATGTAGGAACATCCATGTCTCCCTTGCTCCTAAGATGTAAATGGTGA